One region of Archocentrus centrarchus isolate MPI-CPG fArcCen1 chromosome 6, fArcCen1, whole genome shotgun sequence genomic DNA includes:
- the LOC115781992 gene encoding olfactomedin-4-like → MRLYVILPLCALLTLTEQEHQHGKCACELSNSERAFPHEKLRRAESSASACNSNITPQKTVELESLLQGLEQRLGELHKDVQILEKEDDGELYGVLSLYVIENEMTEIKLLMDKLNSTTLGHQLLTANTSQQLENMKTEMEELEKFDSMQVIKGQQTIRSLTTDLDSCKRELGVLSQLPQGTCPRSRILNVTGPVFFTAGEYPGSYPYGAWGRDPKPEKGKESWYWVVMMTSNNRYSNYVRFYSSLSTLIIGVSVPGNVEIHSSNPATNTIQGPNNVVYGGALYYNCYDRDAVCRFNLTTKSVSTIELHKDTRYNSKANFCHLDECYPYTDLDLATDESGVWVIFTTALDFGNIILSNVEEGDPPVLGKTWQTSLYKQAVTNTFMACGVLYATRYVSEEVEEIFYSFNTVTGKERFSVGIFINKVSPNIQALNYSPVDQMLYAYCDSIMVSYKMFFK, encoded by the exons ATGAGACTGTACGTGATCCTTCCACTGTGTGCTCTGCTCACCCTCACAGAGCAG GAACATCAACATGGAAAGTGTGCGTGTGAGCTGAGTAACTCAGAGAGGGCATTCCCTCATGAAAAACTCAGGAGAGCTGAAAGCAGCGCCTCAGCCTGCAACAGCAACATCACCCCACAGAAG ACGGTGGAGCTGGAGAGTCTGCTGCAGGGGCTGGAGCAACGTCTTGGTGAGCTGCACAAAGATGTGCAGATCCTGGAGAAGGAGGATGACGGGGAGCTGTACGGAGTCCTCAGCCTGTATGTTATAGAGAACGAAATGACTGAGATCAAACTGCTGATGGACAAGCTCAACAGCACCACTCTGGGACACCAGCTCCTCACTGCTAACACCTCTCAGCAG ctggagaacatgaaaacagagATGGAAGAGCTGGAGAAGTTCGACAGCATGCAGGTGATAAAGGGACAACAAACCATCAGGAGTTTGACCACAGACCTGGACAGCTGCAAAAGGGAACTCGGGGTGCTTTCCCAGCTTCCCCAGG GTACCTGTCCTCGCAGCCGGATCTTAAACGTCACCGGGCCGGTGTTCTTCACAGCCGGAGAGTATCCCGGCTCGTATCCTTATGGAGCCTGGGGCCGCGATCCCAAAccagagaaagggaaagagagcTGGTATTGGGTGGTGATGATGACTTCCAACAACAGATACTCCAACTATGTTCGTTTTTACTCCAGTCTGAGCACTCTCATCATCGGAGTGAGCGTCCCAG GTAATGTTGAGATCCACTCTTCAAACCCAGCTACCAACACCATCCAGGGTCCAAACAACGTTGTGTATGGAGGCGCTTTGTACTACAACTGTTATGATAGAGATGCTGTGTGTAGATTCAACCTCACCACCAAAAGTGTCTCCACCATAGAGCTACACAAAGACACCAG GTATAACTCCAAGGCTAACTTCTGCCACCTTGATGAATGCTACCCATACACCGACCTGGACCTGGCGACTGATGAATCTGGTGTCTGGGTGATCTTCACCACCGCCCTGGACTTTGGCAACATCATACTGTCTAATGTGGAGGAGGGTGACCCACCAGTGCTTGGAAAAACCTGGCAAACGTCACTCTACAAGCAGGCAGTGACCAACACCTTCATGGCCTGCGGCGTCCTCTACGCCACACGCTACGTCAGCGAAGAGGTGGAGGAGATCTTTTACTCGTTCAACACCGTGACGGGGAAGGAGCGGTTCAGCGTGGGCATCTTCATCAACAAGGTTTCTCCCAACATCCAAGCCCTGAACTACAGCCCTGTGGACCAGATGCTATACGCCTACTGTGACTCCATCATGGTTTCCTACAAGATGTTCTTCAAGTAA
- the LOC115782176 gene encoding olfactomedin-4-like isoform X2: MKLCVMVQLCALLTLTQEAPGREKCACELSSREKLFPHEKLRIVKANASDCNSNITPQKTVELESLLLGLERRLAQLHKDVQVLEKEDDGELYGVLSLYVIENEMTEKLLKCNKDLNTTVAPTEPPQGTCPRSRLLNVTGPRVYTAGEYPGSYSYGAWGRDPRPEQGKESWYWLVMMTSNNRYAHYVRLYSSLSALIIGVSVPGNIQIHSSNPATNTIQGPNNVLYGGALYYNCYNQDAVCRFNLTTKAVTTLQLPKGTRYNSKGNFCHLEECYPYTDLDLATDDSGVWVIYTTNQDYGNLVLSKVEEGEPPKLGQTWRTSVYKQAVTNTFMACGVLYATRYINRGMEEIFYSFNTVTGTERFNIGIFINKMSPNIQALNYSPVDQMLHAYCDSNMVSYKMLFG; this comes from the exons ATGAAGCTGTGTGTGATGGTTCAGCTGTGCGCTCTGCTcaccctcacccaggag GCGCCTGGACGAGAAAAGTGTGCGTgtgagctgagcagcagagagaagCTATTCCCTCACGAAAAACTCAGGATTGTCAAAGCCAACGCATCAGACTGCAACAGCAACATCACCCCACAGAAG ACGGTGGAGCTGGAGAGTCTGCTGCTGGGGCTGGAGCGCCGCCTTGCCCAGCTGCACAAAGATGTGCAGGTCCTGGAGAAGGAGGATGACGGGGAGCTGTACGGAGTCCTCAGCCTGTATGTTATAGAGAACGAAATGACTGAG AAATTACTCAAGTGCAACAAAGACCTGAACACTACAGTCGCACCCACCGAGCCGCCACAGG GTACCTGTCCACGCAGCCGGCTTCTTAACGTCACCGGGCCAAGGGTCTACACAGCAGGAGAGTACCCTGGATCATACTCTTACGGAGCCTGGGGTCGTGATCCCAGACCAGAGCAAGGCAAAGAGAGCTGGTATTGGCTGGTGATGATGACTTCCAATAACAGATACGCCCACTATGTTCGTCTTTACTCCAGTCTGAGCGCTCTCATCATCGGCGTGAGCGTCCCAG gTAACATCCAGATCCACTCCTCAAACCCAGCTACCAACACCATCCAGGGTCCAAACAATGTTCTGTATGGAGGCGCTTTGTACTACAACTGTTACAACCAAGATGCTGTTTGTCGATTCAACCTCACCACCAAAGCTGTTACCACCTTACAACTGCCCAAAGGAACCAG ATATAACTCCAAGGGTAACTTCTGCCACCTTGAAGAATGTTACCCATACACCGACCTGGACCTGGCAACAGATGACTCTGGCGTCTGGGTGATCTACACCACCAACCAGGACTACGGCAACTTGGTCCTGTCcaaggtggaggagggggaacCGCCGAAGCTCGGACAAACCTGGCGCACTTCAGTCTACAAGCAGGCAGTGACCAACACCTTCATGGCCTGCGGCGTCCTCTATGCCACACGTTACATTAACAGGGGGATGGAGGAGATCTTTTACTCGTTCAACACCGTGACGGGGACAGAGAGGTTCAACATCGGCATCTTCATCAACAAAATGTCTCCCAACATCCAAGCCCTGAACTACAGCCCTGTGGACCAGATGCTACACGCCTACTGTGACTCCAACATGGTTTCCTATAAGATGTTGTTCGGATAA
- the LOC115782176 gene encoding olfactomedin-4-like isoform X1 translates to MKLCVMVQLCALLTLTQEAPGREKCACELSSREKLFPHEKLRIVKANASDCNSNITPQKTVELESLLLGLERRLAQLHKDVQVLEKEDDGELYGVLSLYVIENEMTEIKLLIDKLNSTTQGHQLLTANASQQLQAQKAEMLALQKFDTMRVIEGRRVNIDLSEKLLKCNKDLNTTVAPTEPPQGTCPRSRLLNVTGPRVYTAGEYPGSYSYGAWGRDPRPEQGKESWYWLVMMTSNNRYAHYVRLYSSLSALIIGVSVPGNIQIHSSNPATNTIQGPNNVLYGGALYYNCYNQDAVCRFNLTTKAVTTLQLPKGTRYNSKGNFCHLEECYPYTDLDLATDDSGVWVIYTTNQDYGNLVLSKVEEGEPPKLGQTWRTSVYKQAVTNTFMACGVLYATRYINRGMEEIFYSFNTVTGTERFNIGIFINKMSPNIQALNYSPVDQMLHAYCDSNMVSYKMLFG, encoded by the exons ATGAAGCTGTGTGTGATGGTTCAGCTGTGCGCTCTGCTcaccctcacccaggag GCGCCTGGACGAGAAAAGTGTGCGTgtgagctgagcagcagagagaagCTATTCCCTCACGAAAAACTCAGGATTGTCAAAGCCAACGCATCAGACTGCAACAGCAACATCACCCCACAGAAG ACGGTGGAGCTGGAGAGTCTGCTGCTGGGGCTGGAGCGCCGCCTTGCCCAGCTGCACAAAGATGTGCAGGTCCTGGAGAAGGAGGATGACGGGGAGCTGTACGGAGTCCTCAGCCTGTATGTTATAGAGAACGAAATGACTGAGATCAAACTGCTGATCGACAAGCTCAACAGCACCACTCAGGGACACCAGCTCCTCACTGCTAACGCCTCTCAGCAG CTGCAGGCCCAGAAAGCAGAGATGCTAGCGCTGCAGAAGTTCGACACCATGCGCGTGATCGAGGGACGACGAGTCAACATCGACCTGAGTGAGAAATTACTCAAGTGCAACAAAGACCTGAACACTACAGTCGCACCCACCGAGCCGCCACAGG GTACCTGTCCACGCAGCCGGCTTCTTAACGTCACCGGGCCAAGGGTCTACACAGCAGGAGAGTACCCTGGATCATACTCTTACGGAGCCTGGGGTCGTGATCCCAGACCAGAGCAAGGCAAAGAGAGCTGGTATTGGCTGGTGATGATGACTTCCAATAACAGATACGCCCACTATGTTCGTCTTTACTCCAGTCTGAGCGCTCTCATCATCGGCGTGAGCGTCCCAG gTAACATCCAGATCCACTCCTCAAACCCAGCTACCAACACCATCCAGGGTCCAAACAATGTTCTGTATGGAGGCGCTTTGTACTACAACTGTTACAACCAAGATGCTGTTTGTCGATTCAACCTCACCACCAAAGCTGTTACCACCTTACAACTGCCCAAAGGAACCAG ATATAACTCCAAGGGTAACTTCTGCCACCTTGAAGAATGTTACCCATACACCGACCTGGACCTGGCAACAGATGACTCTGGCGTCTGGGTGATCTACACCACCAACCAGGACTACGGCAACTTGGTCCTGTCcaaggtggaggagggggaacCGCCGAAGCTCGGACAAACCTGGCGCACTTCAGTCTACAAGCAGGCAGTGACCAACACCTTCATGGCCTGCGGCGTCCTCTATGCCACACGTTACATTAACAGGGGGATGGAGGAGATCTTTTACTCGTTCAACACCGTGACGGGGACAGAGAGGTTCAACATCGGCATCTTCATCAACAAAATGTCTCCCAACATCCAAGCCCTGAACTACAGCCCTGTGGACCAGATGCTACACGCCTACTGTGACTCCAACATGGTTTCCTATAAGATGTTGTTCGGATAA
- the LOC115781955 gene encoding olfactomedin-like, whose product MVPLLLLLLTSTGDGQAQRVIGLKKDDSCVCEVNSTMWSFPAVKYEAVLQQVQTCEGSLNNLLEQLKVSRQRLPQIQTQVTGLSARLEPYQYLHHKGLYSALSLRLLGQELSQLEMKIDAVHSQLNNTQTQKLSKEVVKLRQHVNRIETSDVINMKTVKEKLRYLKNNVESCKSIPKDFRDPDRYCLKGLITNISNPVTTKVSPYGKSYISGSWGKDAQMESEGQKHWVQPLVSSHIWGNTVRVYQTYEDFMASRNHRDFTFASSHSHPNAIEGPSAVLYGEALYYNCYRSADICRYDLKTNEVKRVTLPGTGVGFNNKFPYCYYDCRLNSDVDVEADETGLWALYASVGNHGNLVISRLLWDSEAKTLNVTQTWETRLFKKAASNAFMVCGVMYATRYVNEYREEVFYAFDTATGKEDNWLALPMEKVAKGVASLSYNPTNRQLYMYNDGYLLAYQVHF is encoded by the exons ATGGTGccgctgcttctgctgctgctcacatCCACA gGTGATGGCCAGGCTCAGCGTGTGATTGGCCTGAAGAAGGACGACTCGTGCGTGTGTGAGGTAAACTCCACCATGTGGTCGTTCCCGGCTGTGAAGTACGAGGCTGTGCTCCAGCAGGTTCAGACCTGTGAAGGATCTTTGAACAACCTGTTGGAACAG CTGAAGGTATCCAGGCAGCGTCTCCCTCAGATCCAGACTCAGGTCACGGGCCTGTCAGCCAGACTGGAGCCTTACCAGTACCTGCACCACAAGGGCCTGTACTCTGCCCTGTCTCTGCGCCTGCTGGGCCAGGAGCTCAGCCAACTGGAGATGAAAATTGATGCTGTCCACAGCCAATTAAACAATACTCAGACACAGAAGCTGTCCAAAGAG GTGGTTAAACTGCGTCAACATGTGAACAGAATAGAAACATCAGACGTGATTAACATGAAGACGGTGAAGGAGAAACTGCGCTACCTGAAGAATAACGTGGAGTCCTGCAAGTCAATCCCCAAAGACTtcagag ACCCAGACAGATACTGTCTTAAGGGCCTGATCACCAACATCAGCAACCCGGTCACGACTAAAGTCAGTCCCTATGgtaagagctacatctcaggtTCATGGGGCAAAGACGCCCAGATGGAGAGCGAGGGGCAGAAACACTGGGTTCAGCCTCTGGTCAGCAGTCACATCTGGGGCAACACCGTGCGTGTTTATCAGACCTACGAAGACTTCATGGCCTCAAGAAACCACAGAGACTTTACCTTCGCCTCATCGCACAGCCACCCCAACGCCATTGAGGGTCCGAGTGCCGTGCTGTATGGCGAGGCTCTGTACTATAACTGCTACCGCTCTGCAGACATCTGCCGATACGACCTGAAGACCAATGAGGTCAAACGGGTCACCCTTCCAGGCACCGGGGTGGGCTTCAACAACAAGTTCCCCTACTGTTACTACGACTGCCGGCTCAACAGCGATGTGGATGTGGAGGCAGATGAAACGGGACTGTGGGCGCTCTATGCCTCTGTAGGGAACCACGGTAACCTCGTGATCAGCCGACTGCTGTGGGACAGCGAGGCCAAGACCCTCAACGTGACACAGACGTGGGAAACCAGGCTGTTCAAGAAGGCGGCGAGCAATGCCTTCATGGTGTGCGGTGTGATGTACGCGACTCGTTACGTTAACGAGTACCGCGAGGAGGTGTTCTACGCCTTCGACACAGCCACAGGCAAAGAGGACAACTGGCTAGCACTGCCGATGGAGAAGGTAGCTAAAGGAGTGGCCAGTCTGAGCTACAACCCCACCAACCGGCAGCTCTACATGTACAACGATGGATACTTACTGGCCTACCAGGTCCACTTCTGA
- the LOC115782068 gene encoding olfactomedin-4-like, translating to MKLLVIVPLCVLFTLTQQSAENCVCEFAQSEKSFPHDKLKTAQAAASDCNSNLTPQKTVELESLLLGLHHRLPQLEKDVSMLEKEDDGELYGVLSLYVIENEMTEIKQLMDKLNSTALERELLTADTTQRLQDLREEMQELETFDTMQVVKRQQANQRLRRDLEQCKNGLHPTQQPTKPPHGTCPYGQLLNITEPRVYTAGEYPGSYKYGAWGRDPKPEAGKESWHWLIMMTSSNRYAHYVRFYSTLSSLIIGVSVPGNILIHSSNPATNTIQGPNNVLYGGALYYNCYNKDAVCRFNLTTKSITTVELPKGTRYNSKGNFCHLDECYPYTDLDLATDESGVWVIYTTTQDFGNLVLSKVEEGEPPKLGQTWHTSVYKLAVTNTFMACGVLYATRYVSKEVEEIFYSFNTVTGKERFNIGIFIKKLAPNIEALNYSPVDQMLHAYCDSYMVSYKVLFELMDDQSWS from the exons ATGAAGTTGCTTGTGATCgttcctctgtgtgtgctgtTCACTCTCACCCAGCAG TCAGCTGAGAACTGCGTCTGTGAGTTTGCACAGTCGGAGAAGTCTTTCCCCCACGACAAACTGAAAACAGCGCAGGCTGCTGCTTCAGACTGCAACAGCAACCTGACACCACAGAAG ACCGTGGAGCTGGAGAGTTTGCTGCTTGGTTTGCATCACCGCCTGCCTCAGCTGGAGAAGGACGTATCGATGCTGGAGAAGGAGGATGATGGAGAGCTGTACGGTGTCCTCAGCCTGTATGTCATAGAGAATGAAATGACTGAGATCAAGCAGCTGATGGACAAGCTCAACAGCACCGCTCTAGAACGGGAGCTTCTTACTGCTGACACCACTCAGCGG CTTCAGGACCTGAGAGAAGAGATGCAGGAGCTCGAGACATTTGACACCATGCAGGTGGTGAAAAGACAACAAGCCAACCAGCGCCTGAGGAGAGACCTGGAACAATGCAAGAACGGACTCCATCCCACCCAACAACCCACTAAGCCTCCACATG GTACCTGTCCTTATGGTCAGTTGCTGAACATAACTGAGCCAAGGGTCTACACAGCAGGAGAGTATCCTGGTTCATATAAGTATGGAGCCTGGGGTCGGGATCCCAAACCAGAAGCAGGGAAAGAGAGTTGGCATTGGCTAATAATGATGACTTCAAGCAATAGATACGCCCATTATGTCCGTTTCTACTCCACCTTGAGCTCTCTCATTATTGGGGTGAGCGTTCCCG GTAATATCCTGATCCACTCCTCGAACCCAGCTACCAACACCATCCAGGGTCCGAATAATGTTCTATATGGAGGCGCTTTGTATTACAACTGTTACAACAAAGATGCTGTTTGTAGATTCAACCTCACCACCAAAAGTATCACCACTGTAGAACTACCCAAAGGAACCAG ATATAACTCCAAGGGTAACTTCTGCCACCTTGATGAATGCTACCCATACACCGACCTGGACCTGGCAACAGATGAGTCCGGCGTCTGGGTGATCTACACCACCACCCAGGACTTTGGCAACTTGGTCCTGTCCAAGGTGGAGGAGGGTGAACCGCCGAAGCTCGGACAAACGTGGCACACTTCAGTCTACAAGCTGGCGGTGACCAACACCTTCATGGCCTGCGGCGTCCTCTATGCCACACGTTATGTCAGCAAAGAGGTGGAGGAGATCTTTTATTCCTTCAACACCGTGACAGGAAAGGAGAGGTTCAACATCGGCATCTTCATAAAGAAGCTGGCTCCTAACATTGAAGCACTGAACTACAGCCCTGTGGACCAGATGCTACATGCCTACTGTGACTCCTACATGGTCTCCTACAAGGTGCTGTTTGAGCTGATggatgatcagtcctggagttaA